The window ATGACGCTGTCAACGGTGATGTCGATCGCATCTGGCACTTCTGGAGGCCTCACATCAGCAGAGGTCAAGCCATGATGAGTTGGCGGCACTGCTACTCCATGTGTTTGATGCAGTCAAAGCGATCGGCGAAGTCGCAGAAGGACCATATCATTCAGATCTTGCTAGTCTTCTAGTCATCTTAAGGTATCATCCATATCCATATGCATATGTGTACGTACGTGTATGACCTTGCATGCTGGAAAACGTAACTCTTCTTGCTTGTACATCTCTGACATTAAGGAAAAGCTATAATTCACTCGGGTGATCTGGGGTTGTCTCTCACTCGAATTTGTAGCCGTCCGATGCTTACTAGGATTGTGTTGATCTCCCCGATCGGTCCGGTGCGATCTTTTTTTTCTACATCTCTGACATGTAGGACCGGTTGCTCTGTTTGTATTTTGGATTCCGCGCCGATATTTTATCCCACGTCTCCGCAGCTTCGGTCTCATCGTCTTCCACTTTCCccattcctcttcttcttgtagGTACGGTGATTCTAGGGTTGCATCCCCTGCTCCGATTGATTCCGTTTGATCTATTATGCGTCTCTATTTGCTTGCATTTGTGATTCGATTAGGTCGTCTTCATCTATTTACCGAATTTGACTGTGATTCCGTTCTGTTTTCTGGATGATTTAGTTCAAGCGGTTTCGTCGAACTCGTCCGCGGCGACGACAccactccctcctccgccgGGGTGCGCTTGCGCCAGGACTCCTCCGCCGGGGCGCGCTTGCGCCAGGAgcctgcggcggcgaggtgctGCGCCAGGAGCGCAGGGTGCTGCTGCGGTACGCCATCTCTATCTCTTCTTGAGTGAGCCCCGTTTGATGCGCCCCTGTTCTGCCCCTGTTCGGTGCTGTCCTTCTCTCTCTCGTTTGAGCCTGCCTGGGAGCATGATTCATCTGGCTGCTGCAGATGTGCTGTCgttgccctctctctctctctcgtttgAGCCTGGGAGCACGATTCCTCTGGCTGCTGTAGATGTGCTGCCCCTGCTCTCTCTCTCGGAGTGAGCTTGCAGCATCTCTGGTAGTTTGTTTCTTCATTTTCCTCTATAGTGGAAGCCATAACCATTGTTttagttcattttttttctagttTCGTATTCCTCGAGTGATTTGGCTCTCTTTGTCACTCGCTTCTTTTGGCCGTCCGATCTTGCTCGTCCTCTCCATCTGACGAGGCTgctgttttgtttctttcactgacaagtgggtcccatttttattttgctttttttattccgcggttactttcctCTTTTATTCCCCGCTCGTTGCTCTTGTTTCTGTTTTGAATTCATTTTTCCTCCTTCCTTTTCTGAGCGCTCCGAGCTGCCCCCTTCTCGCGCTCGCCCTGCTCCTCTTATCCTTCATCGGTTTCTAGTGTTTTAGGTGAGTTTTCTTGAGTTAGGGCGCTCTATTCCCTTTGCGTTGTTCCCCGGTTTGTTTGTTCGGTTGATTTTTGCTTTAATTTGTTGCTGTTTTTGCTGGATTTGGATTGTTCGGTAGAGTTCATGGGTTCGTTCTGTTTGGTTCGATCTGTTGTGGTTGATTGATTTGGAATCAACCATTCGGTTGGTTGGCTTCTGATGTTGTTTATGGCGCGAGTTGAGTTGTGCCTTTGATTTATTTTTTCGATTTCTCGGTTTATTTTGATGAGAGCTGCCCCCTTCTCACGCTCGCCCTGCTCCTCTCATCGTTCGTCGGTTTCTAGTGTTTTAGGTGAGTTTTTTTGAGTTAGGGCGCTCTATTCCCTTCGCCTTGTTCCCCGGTTTGTTTGTTCGGTTGATTTTTGCTTCAATTTGTTTCTGTTTTTGTTGGATTTGGTTTGTTCGGTAGAGTTCATGGGTTCGTTTTGTTTGGTTCGATCTGTTGTGGTTGATTTATTTGGAATCAACCATTCTGTTGGCTTCTCATGTTTATGGTGCGAGTTGATTTGTGTCTTTGATTTTTTTGTTCGATTTCTCGGTTTATTTTGATGAGATTGGCACTGTTGTTGGAGTTCATGTAGTCCTATTATTCAACTCGCAGTTGGATCCGCTTATTTGTGTATGGCATTTCCTAGATCTTGGCTCATATTGTTTCTGACGTTGGAGTTCATGTGTTTATTTTACTCGATTCGCAATGGGATCCGCTTTTTTGTGATTCGTTCTAGTTCATCGCTTCCTTTCATTCGATTTTGCCCCGCAGCTTATCACTTGTTGTTGCGTTTCTGTGCCCCCCTTCCCCCTTGAATTTTGGATTTAACCAACTTTTAGGTTGAGCTTGCATTTTGTCTGGTGCTCCTCATGAAGTTACACAGTTGTTTAGTTAGTGTTTATGTAGTTTCTTCAGATGGAGATATTCATTAGAGGTTTCGTTTCTCCTAGGTTTTGTAATTACATAGTTTTTTCTCTCTGTAGATTGTTAGTTTACAATTTTATTTGTTATACTGAGTCTGACTACATTTTGTAGCTTTGTGGATCTCTGTTATGATATGATCTAGTTTGCTTTCATTTTAATTTGTACTATCATGTCAATGTCTGATATATGCTATATTTATATACTTTCATAATTTTCTTACCTTATCGCTGAATGCTATGCAGATGGCGAGGAAGAAGCGTAAAGCTGTTATAGATTTAGAAAGCTCTGAAGAATGTGATGCTGGGAAGTTTGATGACTTGTATGATTCTGAATCTGATCTCCATATTGATGTTGACAATCTCAGTGATGtatgttattttttattttcagattCAAGCATTTTGCTACTATGTTCTACTTTTTGTATAACTTTTACATTCTTTTCTGCATGATGGTGATAACATTCTTACTATGTTTATTCTGAATTTGTTTGTATTTTGCTGTTTATAGCATTCATATTCTCCTGATGATGATAGTGTCAAACGTGCTGCTTATAAACAACTTCTTAAGGAGGTACAATATGAATTCTTCGTCAATGTGgatttttaatttcttatttaagttttcctATTGTTtcaatctgtttttttttcatcaatATCTGCAGTATACTGAAATTAAGCTTTTGACGAGGAAGTTGGCCTTGTCTCTCTCTAAAGAGGTTATATTTTTTCTATTCTTATTGATTTTCATCTAGTTTGTATATGATAACGAGAATTTCTGCAGTATATAGGATTCTAGAAAATTACACCAGCTACTTGTGTAACTTACAGTACAATAAGCACTATAATTTTACAACAAAAGCACTGTCAATATAATGCCAGCATCcatttcttttctccatttacTTTTGAAATAATATTACACTTGatttgtacaattttttttgtctaaTTTAATTTGGCTTGTACTTTTGTACTATGTTTTATTAGTGTTTGGATTAACATTTCAatcttttttttcaatcatatttttttgaatgCTTTTTTTACGCTGCTGATGATAGTATTTCTGTTTCATGCTTTTTAGGAAAAGAAGTCCCACTCATTGAAAAGGCCAAAAGATGCTTTTACAAGATTCTCTGTTTCCAACCTTTCGTCAGTCATTGATTCTTTGACTCCTGATCAAAAGAAGATTATTGATGATTTTGGATTTGGTTCTCTACTTCATTTTGATAAGTGCTTTGTTCCAAATAAGTTTGCTCAGTGGGTTGCTAGGCTTGTGAATCATAGATCTGGTGATATTGTTATTGATGGCAAAGTTATTTCTCTTACAAAGCAATCAGTACATCTAGTTCTTGGTCTCCCAATTTCTGATAAACCTTTTCCTGTCAATCCTGCTACTGGTAAAGCTGTGGTTCTGTCTAAGTTTGGAAAGAAATCTATCCCATCGGTTTCCTTCTTTGCGAACAAATTCTTGGATAAAGAACCTATGTCAGATGAAGAAGTCTTGATTTGTTTCATTCTGGTTGCTATGCATAGTTTTCTGTGTGCTAATTCATCAGTGACACCTAGTTATAAGTATTTTGGTATATTTGAAGATCTTCATAATGCCAAACAGTATGATTGGTGTGGGTATATCTTGGATTGGTTGCTTGATTGCGTTAAGATCTTTAACCGAGGAAAATGTTCAAAGGATTCTGATGGTGGTACTCTTGGCGGCTGCCTCTATTATCTTGCTGTAAGTCTTGTTTGTCTCAATACGAGCTCCATAAAGCAGCACAATGTTCCCCATGCAATGATAATTCTCATATTGGACaggttatattttttttctattttgttttcatgtttcTTTCTCTAAATCATATTGGACTGTTTTTTTCAATTTTAATGTTCgtttatgttttttttgttttttagctacactcttctccttccactgcagcaaatcgatctgTTCATGATATGCGAATTGTTACTCCCTTGCCCGTTCCTAACTTGAGTCGATCTGCCTCTAAATCATGTAACCCTAATGTatgcttttttttatttctcctttTTTGTAGTTGTGCTTTTCCTTTCAGTATTTCATTGGTTAATTTAATAGGTTTTTCAATATTATTTTCAGTTGACTTCAGCTTCTGTTGATAGAGTCATGGCAAATTTAATGAAGAAAAGTAAGTTTTTTTGCTCATTGTTTTTTGTTAACTGTTTGTCTTGTTCTATTTATCTTTTTAATATATAATTTTTGCCCCCAGCTCCTGTTGTTGAAACCTCTCCTAAATTTGATTCTGCGCCTTCCAGTTCTACACAAAGCAGTACGTCCtttatttcttatttattttaCATGTTGTCTATaagcttttcattttttttaatttttcaatACTCTCATTTATTGTTTTCTTTAGTTCCTCATGATATCAAGACTCCCTCCAAATTTATTGTTCCTCCCTCTGGTTATCCCCCAGATCGTAAGTCTTGTTCcaaacatgataactgtttttgTTATGTTCtcatattttgttttgttgttctaatttttaattttcacTTTTGCTTCTCAGATCCTGTGTCTCGGTCTTTGAACAAGAAATACTGTCATTCGAATTCTAAACCTCTTGACTCTGATGAACTTAATGTTAAGACTCCACTTTCTGATTCTAATAATCATGTTGAGAAGTCTGTTTCATTTGGTGTGCAAGCTCCTGCTTCAAATGATATTATAATGCTTGATGCTGAGAATAGATGTGTTCCGGATTCTGTTTCACCATCTCCCAGGCCTTCTTTATCCCGTTTAGCTTCTCTTAAGGTGTTTTTAATGCTTTCTTCATAATATTTATCTTGTTTTCTCTGATCTAATTCATCATTATTTAGTAAattgttttcaattttttttctagaagaAAAGTGGCAAAGAAAATGTGCCCCCCGATTCAGCTAATATGGTATGTTTTTCATGTCTTTGGGTTTCAATCAGTTGCATATATTCATTTGCATgtaaatttaaatatttttttcatttctagGATCAAGTTATAATGCAAACATTGGACTTCACTCCTCATAGCTCTGATAGAATTGATTCCAGGCTGCCTAAACCTAGATCAGTTCTTAAATCCCAAGCTTGGCACTCAAAGTCCTGTTCTCAGAAGAGGGTTTGTTGTTGTACATCTTCTATCATGTTTCCATTAGTTGTTAGTTTTATATGatcttttgatattttttttgttttgtagtCTTCTCCTGATGTTCAAATTCTTGGTGAACCATCTCTAGCAGAGAATGTGCTGAATATGTCCAGAAAAGCAGAACAATTGTATAATTCTAATTTACAAGTGTCTGTTAAAACTCCTAATCCAGTGACTGTTGTTGGAATTTGTGCTTCTGCTCATCATTTTGATTTTACCTCTCAATCTCAACCATTCAAGATCAGAGATTCATCTACTGGTGGGAAACAGCCATTGCATGGTCCCAGACGTTTAGCATTTCCTGGTCCTgttcttcgtggtgattttgtTACTAACAATAAGAGGTTTGCTGTTACTAAATCTGAAATTCAAAACTACAAAGTTATTTGTAAGCTTGCTTCGTCCAAGTTTCAAAGGTTTGGCCTATGTTTCATTTACTTCTGTGGTTTATGTTCTTATTTTCTTTGTAATTACTTTgctttatgattttttttatttttcattattAGTGAGGATGCTGTGAATCTGTTTGGTGTTCGCTGTACCTTTTGGTGTCTTGGTGAATCACTAAAACCTGGTGGGCAAGTCAAGAGTTTTATTGTCTCTGCATTCTGCTTTAGTTTGTTCCAAAAACCAAATGGTCATCCTGATACATCAAAGAGACACTATTTTTTCCCCAACATTGGTGTAAGTTTTAAATATATTCTTCTTCAATTTTATTATATTTATTACATTCAAttgcttttattatttttataaattatttatttttcaggAGAATTTGTTAAAAGATATTGATGATGCTGATCAAGATATTTTGGGGCGTGCTTTTATAAAGTCATCTAAAGCAAGACCCTTGAAGCATTCTAATTTGGTACTTACTTTTTTCTTAATCTGACCTTCTTCTTTTAGTGTTATTGCTTTataacttgtttatttttgctgCAGCTCGTTTTTCCTACATGCTTTGAAGATCATTGGTTTGTTTTTATCGTTGATATTAAGGATAAGAAATATGTCATGCTTGACTCTTATTATAAGGAAACTGATGAATTTCAAGAAATCGTTCGTGAAAGAATGGTTAGTTCTTTTACTTAATATTTTCCCcatagttttttctttttgtccACTCACCTCTTCATTTTGTTACTTATCTTTGTTCTTTTCATAGAGAGATTCTTTTGAGCATCATTGGAAAAAATTTCTTGGTTTCGAGATGGGATTTGATGACTATGATTTCATGTATTCAGTAGTACCCGAGCAACCTCTTGATAACAAGTAAGAATCTTTACTTTATTTGTTTCCCTCCTTTTTTACTAACTTCATCTTTCTTAGTTTCCCATATTTATATTCTTTGTAATTATAAGACTTACAGTTTGTATGTACTGTTCTTACACCTATATGAGCACTGTAAATTTGAATATTAGTGACTGTCAATTTTTTTGTCCCTTTTTATATTTCTTTATACGTACTaaacttttcaatttttttatcaaCAGCTCTGATTCTGGTATATATGCTATGATGTTTATTGAGCACTAGACATCCCCACGCAGTTTGCTTACATCTGTTTTCACGTCTGAGGACATTCCCAACATCAGAATAAAGATTGCAAATGATTTGGTATTTCAACCTAAGAATACAGGCATGAAACATCGTGTTACTCATTTTAATGCTGAGGTATATTTTCTTTTATACTTGAGTTCttgttttttgtttattttttagtCTGAAATGTTCTTATTCCTTAATTATTTTCATTTTCAGGATGCTTAATTGATGCCCCAAATTTTGATGCTCATCTGTTAAAGATCTAAACTCATACCCATTCTGAAGATAGAAATCTCAATTACAACCAGTAGCTATCATATACTCTCTGCTGTAATAGGATAGAAATAGTACTTTGCTTAGTCTATTACATATGCTGTAATATGATATAAATAGTACTCTGCTGAGTCTATTACATAATGTTCTTAAACTAGTTCATTCATATAATACATTACTACTAAactctggttttcttcatttcCTTCCTTTTGGATTATTCCTCCATTTGTTCTTTGTTTGTTGTATCACCCTTCATCTTCATTTTGGTCTTGTcctcttctcatcttctttttGCTCTTTGCTGTTGGACCTGCCATGAAAAGATATGTTAAATTTGTAATATAATTTTCAGATAATATGAAATATTTGTTGTAAGCAAATCTCACTTGAGTTTGATggtttcttcttcattttttttctttgcctcTGCTTTTGCCATTTTTTCCCTCATCTGTTCTACCATTGGTTTGAGTCTTGTTGGGTTTTTAGGTCTCCCTTTTTGCTGGATTCTTGTTGGATCAGCTAGTATAACAATTCCCTCATCATTTGGCACTCCTGCTCGTTGTATTTGTGTCTGTTCTTCAAACTCTATTGTACCAGAACATGAAGTTCCTCCAGTCTCTGCTAGCAAGGTTTCAAGATGTTTATCAATGAGGTCCAATTCTATCTTCAGGTAATCTGTTGCTATTTCTTTTTTAGCTGCTTTAGATGTCAATATTGCTGCCTTCCTTGATAACATATTAAATCTCAGCAACTCATGTGTTGAATTTGTTGGCTCTATTGTAATGTTCCGTAGTCtcatttcttttttcctccagCGGTCAATGAAATATTTCTCTGGAATTTTCATAATTTCTTCTTCTACTATCACTTTCAGTATGTGAGTACATAAGATTCCATCCTTGTTGAACTTTCCACATATGCAGCTGAATTCCTCTTCTCCTTTTTTCAGATTAGTAGTCACAATGTACTTTCTAATCCTCTCATGTTTCTTAATCTGATTGGACTTATACCATACTTCAAAACATGTTCCCCTTTCTGTCTCCGTGTATTTGTATCTTTCAGTCTGCTTCAGTTGGTTCATAAATTTGAGATATATGTTTCTGTTGTATAGTCCAATCGCTTGCTGTTCAATAGTGTATCCATATTGTAACTCCTTTGGTATTTTCTGCTTGCTGAAACTATCCTCTATTTCTTCTTTCATTCTTATACTGTCCACTATTCGCTGGTACTATCTCAAGAAGCTAACTATACTATATGTAGGCCCAACATTGTCTTTGAACCTAGCATTTGTACCTTCACTCCTTCCTGTACTCTGTATGAAAGGAAAGAAGTCATTTTTGAAGTAAACAGGTATGAACCTTTTCCTTGTCTCCCACATCTTACTGAAGTATTTGTTGTTCTCTAGTTTGAAATCAAATATCATTTTCTGCCACAGCATCTCAAATTCCT is drawn from Panicum virgatum strain AP13 chromosome 1N, P.virgatum_v5, whole genome shotgun sequence and contains these coding sequences:
- the LOC120653257 gene encoding uncharacterized protein LOC120653257, with the translated sequence MARKKRKAVIDLESSEECDAGKFDDLYDSESDLHIDVDNLSDHSYSPDDDSVKRAAYKQLLKEYTEIKLLTRKLALSLSKEEKKSHSLKRPKDAFTRFSVSNLSSVIDSLTPDQKKIIDDFGFGSLLHFDKCFVPNKFAQWVARLVNHRSGDIVIDGKVISLTKQSVHLVLGLPISDKPFPVNPATGKAVVLSKFGKKSIPSVSFFANKFLDKEPMSDEEVLICFILVAMHSFLCANSSVTPSYKYFGIFEDLHNAKQYDWCGYILDWLLDCSCLSQYELHKAAQCSPCNDNSHIGQLHSSPSTAANRSVHDMRIVTPLPVPNLSRSASKSCNPNLTSASVDRVMANLMKKTPVVETSPKFDSAPSSSTQSIPHDIKTPSKFIVPPSGYPPDHPVSRSLNKKYCHSNSKPLDSDELNVKTPLSDSNNHVEKSVSFGVQAPASNDIIMLDAENRCVPDSVSPSPRPSLSRLASLKKKSGKENVPPDSANMDQVIMQTLDFTPHSSDRIDSRLPKPRSVLKSQAWHSKSCSQKRSSPDVQILGEPSLAENVLNMSRKAEQLYNSNLQVSVKTPNPVTVVGICASAHHFDFTSQSQPFKIRDSSTGGKQPLHGPRRLAFPGPVLRGDFVTNNKRFAVTKSEIQNYKVICKLASSKFQSEDAVNLFGVRCTFWCLGESLKPGGQVKSFIVSAFCFSLFQKPNGHPDTSKRHYFFPNIGENLLKDIDDADQDILGRAFIKSSKARPLKHSNLLVFPTCFEDHWFVFIVDIKDKKYVMLDSYYKETDEFQEIVRERMRDSFEHHWKKFLGFEMGFDDYDFMYSVVPEQPLDNNSDSGIYAMMFIEH